In Populus alba chromosome 9, ASM523922v2, whole genome shotgun sequence, a genomic segment contains:
- the LOC118027593 gene encoding protein PATRONUS 2 isoform X1, with product MATRVTQTPLIIQDENLGVSRKKVGFGGTVKKSKTATKKSGGFALGNRKALDDITNKAVVRQETSSRKKNVQKEEINNVAEERFLHDHNKCIEEKEATLISSFLDLVLPGHDSISSSAENPEVKQVKTDPGSRFYPEQRELAIPVFSDWFESSTQWHSPPCSPIHWDSPPCSPFSWQFEAVEYVLKPESDV from the exons ATGGCTACCCGTGTAACGCAGACGCCCCTGATAATCCAGGATGAGAATTTGGGTGTCAGTCGCAAAA aGGTTGGTTTTGGTGGAACTGTTAAGAAATCTAAAACAGCGACGAAAAAAAGTGGAGGATTTGCGTTGGGAAATCGAAAGGCACTCGATGATATTACAAACAAAGCAGTTGTTCGTCAAGAAACATCTTCTCGGAAAAAGAATGTGCAAAAGGAAGAGATCAATAATGTAGCCGAGGAAAGATTTTTGCACGATCACAATAAATGCATTGAGGAAAAAGAGGCCACATTGATTTCTTCTTTCCTGGACTTGGTCCTTCCTGGGCATG ATTCAATATCATCTTCTGCTGAAAATCCCGAGGTTAAGCAGGTGAAG ACTGATCCTGGTAGCCGCTTCTATCCGGAACAGAGAGAATTGGCGATACCTGTGTTTTCTGATTGGTTTGAGTCTTCAACTCAGTGGCACTCTCCTCCATGCTCTCCTATTCACTGGGACTCTCCACCATGCTCTCCTTTTTCATGGCAATTTGAAGCAGTTGAATATGTGCTGAAGCCAGAAAGTGATGTTTGA
- the LOC118027593 gene encoding protein PATRONUS 2 isoform X2, which yields MATRVTQTPLIIQDENLGVSRKKVGFGGTVKKSKTATKKSGGFALGNRKALDDITNKAVVRQETSSRKKNVQKEEINNVAEERFLHDHNKCIEEKEATLISSFLDLVLPGHDSISSSAENPEVKQTDPGSRFYPEQRELAIPVFSDWFESSTQWHSPPCSPIHWDSPPCSPFSWQFEAVEYVLKPESDV from the exons ATGGCTACCCGTGTAACGCAGACGCCCCTGATAATCCAGGATGAGAATTTGGGTGTCAGTCGCAAAA aGGTTGGTTTTGGTGGAACTGTTAAGAAATCTAAAACAGCGACGAAAAAAAGTGGAGGATTTGCGTTGGGAAATCGAAAGGCACTCGATGATATTACAAACAAAGCAGTTGTTCGTCAAGAAACATCTTCTCGGAAAAAGAATGTGCAAAAGGAAGAGATCAATAATGTAGCCGAGGAAAGATTTTTGCACGATCACAATAAATGCATTGAGGAAAAAGAGGCCACATTGATTTCTTCTTTCCTGGACTTGGTCCTTCCTGGGCATG ATTCAATATCATCTTCTGCTGAAAATCCCGAGGTTAAGCAG ACTGATCCTGGTAGCCGCTTCTATCCGGAACAGAGAGAATTGGCGATACCTGTGTTTTCTGATTGGTTTGAGTCTTCAACTCAGTGGCACTCTCCTCCATGCTCTCCTATTCACTGGGACTCTCCACCATGCTCTCCTTTTTCATGGCAATTTGAAGCAGTTGAATATGTGCTGAAGCCAGAAAGTGATGTTTGA
- the LOC118027591 gene encoding protein PSY3 has translation MAFGVRLCLCLLLVFAVISSARNTISFSDNEMVLAVKGRSLKMTLNDYGEPTANRGHDPSQRNKNRGGRRG, from the exons ATGGCATTTGGAGTTCGCTTGTGCTTGTGTCTCTTGCTTGTCTTTGCTGTAATATCTTCGGCTCGTAACACCATCTCATTCTCAG ACAATGAAATGGTCTTAGCTGTGAAGGGGAGGTCCTTGAAGATGACACTGAACGACTACGGTGAACCAACGGCAAACCGTGGGCACGATCCTTCACAAAGAAACAAGAACCGGGGTGGCCGTAGAGGCTGA
- the LOC118027590 gene encoding PHD finger-like domain-containing protein 5A: MAKHHPDLIMCRKQPGIAIGRLCEKCDGKCVICDSYVRPCTLVRVCDECNYGSFQGRCVICGGVGISDAYYCKECTQQEKDRDGCPKIVNLGSAKTDLFYERKKYGFKKR, encoded by the coding sequence ATGGCGAAGCATCATCCTGATTTGATTATGTGCCGGAAGCAGCCAGGAATTGCTATTGGACGCCTTTGCGAGAAGTGCGATGGAAAATGTGTAATCTGTGACTCCTATGTGCGTCCTTGCACACTTGTGCGAGTATGTGATGAGTGCAACTATGGATCCTTCCAAGGCCGATGTGTTATTTGTGGAGGAGTGGGAATCTCAGATGCCTACTATTGCAAAGAGTGCACTCAACAGGAGAAGGATAGGGACGGGTGTCCAAAAATTGTTAATTTAGGGAGTGCCAAAACAGATTTGTTCTATGAACGTAAGAAATATGGTTTTAAGAAACGATGA
- the LOC118027589 gene encoding PHD finger-like domain-containing protein 5A, producing MAKHHPDLIMCRKQPGIAIGRLCEKDDGKCVICDSLVHPCTLVRICDECNYGSFQGRCVICGGVGISDAYYCKECTQLEKDRDGCPKIVNLGSAKTDLFYERKKYGFKKR from the coding sequence ATGGCAAAGCATCATCCAGATTTGATCATGTGTCGGAAGCAGCCAGGAATTGCCATTGGAAGActttgtgagaaagatgatgggaAATGTGTCATCTGCGACTCCCTGGTGCATCCTTGCACACTTGTGCGAATTTGTGATGAGTGCAATTATGGATCCTTCCAAGGTCGATGTGTTATTTGTGGAGGAGTGGGAATCTCTGATGCTTACTATTGCAAAGAGTGCACACAGCTGGAGAAAGACAGGGATGGATGTCCAAAAATCGTTAATTTAGGGAGTGCGAAGACAGATCTGTTTTATGAACGGAAGAAATATGGTTTTAAGAAAAGATGA
- the LOC118027587 gene encoding sm-like protein LSM5: MANTNPSQLLPSELIDRCIGSKIWVIMKGDKELVGTLRGFDVYVNMVLEDVTEYEITAEGRRITKLDQILLNGNNIAILVPGGSPDPE, translated from the exons ATGGCCAACACCAATCCCTCACAGCTCCTTCCGTCAG aGCTAATAGACAGGTGCATAGGGTCGAAAATATGGGTCATAATGAAAGGAGACAAGGAGCTTGTTGGTACTCTCAGGGGTTTTGACGTCTATGTCAATATGGTCCTTGAAGACGTTACTGAATA TGAAATTACAGCTGAAGGGCGACGCATAACCAAGCTTGATCAGATATTGCTGAATGGAAATAACATTGCCATT CTGGTTCCTGGTGGTTCCCCTGATCCAGAATGA